One genomic window of Phycisphaerales bacterium includes the following:
- a CDS encoding ABC transporter permease subunit encodes MSDDRPDNVDQPQDFAGVPARPMPGGGAVPTNKPATIERRSTPPSALGEPMIWLTGAALVVSLVMIVGLVAMIVTQGLTTFWPRPIERVTLNDGTVFLGVPTDTEADPAKTLYRTGNRDIGTEPFRWVPESDVVEVERPQYAVMLEREAWSVWMGVPEKAIEIAEDGEPTVVAEGPEAVMAFIEENHGEARERYKEIEGLKKHGLGGINQRIEALRLSVREAEIAATRTDRPADSFGMPVFAGVVVLGLGAFGFAWWVGRDHGPSDTPRLGGPSKPVRLARMAAVAVGVTLLLAAWLHAPWQNRVITDERLAEILTAATEREAELQARYDDVLARIADLEVEDERLRLEVVDPRTGRFAPARQIEPDNPMRLSQIVRVVDANDMGLGDKVGVFLSRWWEFLAHPPREANTEGGVFPVIVGTVMLTLLLTITVTPLGVIAALYLREYAPQGVVTSTIRIAVNNLAGVPSIVYGVFGLGFFCYTVGKYVDVGSDPSLRLPAPWWWVVLGGTVLALVAAYASSVWSKPIPGKEESTRNIALKWVSRILWLSVFISAAVLVVRTPYFTGFFEARAADGSPTFGSRGMLWAALTLALLTLPVVIVSTEEAIAAVPNSMREGSYGCGASKWQTMRRIVLPGAMPGILTGAILAMARGAGEVAPLMLVGAVKLNEDLPISTNAPFLHLDRSFMHLGFHIYDLGFQSPDSQAARPLVWTTTLLLLVIVVSLNLVAIIIRARLRARLTG; translated from the coding sequence ATGAGCGACGATCGTCCGGACAACGTCGATCAGCCGCAGGACTTCGCCGGCGTCCCAGCGAGGCCGATGCCCGGGGGTGGCGCAGTTCCGACGAACAAGCCCGCCACCATCGAGCGGCGGTCGACGCCGCCGAGCGCGCTGGGCGAGCCGATGATCTGGCTCACGGGCGCCGCGCTCGTGGTCTCGCTGGTCATGATCGTGGGCCTGGTGGCGATGATCGTGACCCAGGGCCTGACGACGTTCTGGCCGCGCCCCATCGAGCGCGTCACGCTCAACGACGGCACCGTCTTCCTGGGCGTGCCCACCGATACCGAGGCCGACCCCGCCAAGACGCTCTACCGCACCGGCAACCGCGACATTGGCACCGAGCCATTCCGCTGGGTACCCGAGAGCGACGTTGTCGAGGTCGAGCGCCCGCAGTACGCCGTCATGCTCGAACGCGAGGCGTGGAGCGTCTGGATGGGCGTGCCCGAGAAGGCGATCGAGATCGCCGAGGACGGCGAGCCAACGGTCGTCGCCGAGGGGCCCGAGGCCGTCATGGCCTTCATCGAGGAGAACCACGGCGAGGCCCGCGAGCGGTACAAGGAGATCGAGGGCCTCAAGAAGCACGGCCTGGGCGGCATCAACCAGCGCATCGAGGCGCTCCGCCTGAGCGTCCGCGAGGCCGAGATCGCCGCGACGAGGACTGATCGGCCGGCCGACTCGTTCGGCATGCCGGTGTTCGCGGGCGTCGTGGTGCTGGGCCTGGGCGCCTTCGGCTTCGCGTGGTGGGTCGGCAGAGACCACGGACCGAGCGACACCCCGCGGCTCGGCGGCCCGAGCAAGCCCGTGCGTCTTGCCCGCATGGCCGCGGTCGCGGTCGGCGTCACGCTGCTGCTGGCCGCGTGGCTGCACGCGCCGTGGCAGAACCGCGTGATCACCGACGAGCGGCTGGCAGAGATCCTCACCGCCGCGACCGAGCGCGAGGCCGAGCTGCAGGCCCGCTACGACGACGTACTGGCTCGCATCGCCGATCTCGAGGTCGAGGACGAGCGGCTGCGGCTCGAGGTCGTCGATCCGCGGACGGGCCGGTTCGCCCCGGCGCGGCAGATCGAGCCAGACAATCCCATGCGGCTCTCGCAGATCGTCCGGGTCGTCGACGCCAACGACATGGGCCTGGGTGACAAGGTCGGCGTCTTCCTGTCGCGCTGGTGGGAGTTCCTGGCCCATCCGCCGCGCGAGGCCAACACTGAGGGCGGCGTGTTCCCGGTCATCGTGGGCACGGTCATGCTCACGCTGCTGCTGACCATCACGGTGACGCCGCTGGGGGTGATCGCCGCGCTGTACCTTCGCGAGTATGCGCCCCAGGGCGTCGTGACGAGCACCATCCGCATCGCGGTGAATAACCTCGCCGGCGTGCCGAGCATCGTGTACGGCGTGTTCGGGCTTGGCTTCTTCTGCTATACGGTGGGCAAGTACGTGGACGTCGGCAGCGATCCCTCGCTGCGCCTGCCCGCGCCGTGGTGGTGGGTGGTGCTGGGCGGCACGGTGCTCGCGCTCGTCGCCGCGTACGCATCATCGGTGTGGTCGAAGCCGATTCCGGGCAAGGAAGAGTCGACACGCAACATTGCGTTGAAGTGGGTCTCACGGATCTTGTGGCTGTCGGTCTTCATCTCGGCCGCGGTGCTCGTGGTGCGCACGCCGTACTTCACCGGCTTCTTCGAGGCCCGTGCCGCGGACGGATCGCCCACGTTCGGCTCGCGCGGCATGCTCTGGGCCGCCCTGACGCTGGCGCTGCTCACCCTGCCCGTCGTCATCGTGTCGACCGAAGAAGCCATCGCCGCCGTGCCCAATTCGATGCGCGAGGGCAGCTACGGCTGCGGGGCCAGCAAGTGGCAGACGATGCGGCGGATCGTGCTGCCCGGGGCCATGCCCGGCATCCTGACCGGTGCCATCCTGGCGATGGCGCGCGGGGCGGGCGAGGTGGCGCCCTTGATGCTCGTGGGCGCGGTGAAGCTCAACGAAGACCTGCCCATCAGCACCAACGCCCCGTTCCTGCACCTCGACCGCAGCTTCATGCACCTGGGCTTCCACATCTACGACCTGGGCTTCCAGAGCCCCGACAGCCAGGCCGCCCGGCCGCTGGTGTGGACGACCACGCTGCTCTTGCTGGTCATCGTCGTCAGCCTGAACCTCGTTGCCATCATCATCCGGGCTCGCCTACGGGCCCGCCTGACCGGATAA